Proteins encoded within one genomic window of Mycobacteriales bacterium:
- a CDS encoding formylglycine-generating enzyme family protein, with amino-acid sequence DAERFGWSFVFHALVTPQARSALQDGVVRDAPWWLPVGGATWRSPDGPGSGIGERPQHPVVHVSWNDASAYAAWAGKRLPTEAEWECAARGGLEQQPFPWGSELTPRGAHRCNIWQGDFPRANTVEDGYLGTAPVKSFRPNGFGLYNTSGNVWEWCADHWSSTWHAEERTPTRVDPQGPPDGTARVIRGGSYLCHASYCNRYRVAARTSNTPDSTTGHMGFRCAV; translated from the coding sequence GACGCCGAGCGGTTCGGCTGGTCCTTCGTCTTCCACGCGCTGGTCACCCCGCAGGCCCGATCGGCGCTCCAGGACGGGGTCGTGCGTGATGCGCCGTGGTGGCTCCCGGTCGGGGGAGCGACCTGGAGATCTCCGGACGGCCCGGGCTCGGGGATCGGCGAGCGGCCGCAGCATCCGGTCGTGCACGTGTCCTGGAACGACGCGTCCGCCTACGCCGCCTGGGCGGGTAAGCGGCTGCCGACGGAGGCGGAGTGGGAGTGCGCCGCCCGCGGCGGTCTGGAGCAGCAACCCTTTCCGTGGGGGAGCGAGCTCACCCCGCGCGGCGCGCACCGGTGCAACATCTGGCAGGGCGACTTCCCCCGCGCCAACACCGTCGAGGACGGCTACCTCGGCACGGCGCCGGTCAAGTCCTTCCGCCCCAACGGATTCGGGTTGTACAACACGTCGGGGAACGTGTGGGAATGGTGCGCCGACCACTGGAGCAGCACCTGGCACGCCGAAGAGCGGACACCGACCCGGGTCGACCCGCAGGGCCCACCGGACGGGACGGCGCGGGTGATCCGCGGCGGCTCCTACCTGTGCCACGCGTCGTACTGCAACCGCTACCGGGTGGCCGCTCGCACGTCCAACACTCCCGACAGCACCACCGGCCACATGGGCTTCCGCTGCGCCGTCTAA